A window from Trichomycterus rosablanca isolate fTriRos1 chromosome 21, fTriRos1.hap1, whole genome shotgun sequence encodes these proteins:
- the zgc:110329 gene encoding tetraspanin-15 produces MASYEEWKKTLHFYYFIKFTLNIYSMLFSFLGLCVLCIGAYAEVERQKNRTLEGVFLAPAVVLILLGLVMFTVSVVGMVGSLRDNKTLLHMFLCVLSVLLALQAVALIVALLFEKTTSELFQKNIREGIKHYYDDLDFKNILDYVQQKFSCCGGDEYRDWEVNQYHFCNGTGPLACGVPHTCCVWKKEAGEVVNTLCGYKTLTQERVDLADVIHVRGCIHAVNLWMGDNIGATIGICCALGLPQLLGILLSCVFWNLLVEMSESMDMVDFKMLKHAGFKYTELDLAGAGWCMCLPRDGGYLPIPASEPEPEEATHTSPEPDWISDLEPDQTRAEIILGQPEPGRGGTDEVDNLV; encoded by the exons ATGGCTTCGTATGAAGAATGGAAGAAAACGcttcacttttattattttattaaattcacGTTAAATATTTATTCTATGCTTTTCTCG ttcCTGGGCCTGTGTGTGCTGTGCATCGGCGCTTACGCCGAGGTGGAGCGTCAGAAGAACCGCACCCTGGAGGGCGTGTTTCTGGCGCCGGCCGTGGTGCTGATACTGCTCGGCCTGGTCATGTTCACCGTGTCCGTGGTGGGCATGGTGGGCTCCCTGCGCGACAACAAGACCCTCCTGCACATG TTCCTGTGCGTGCTGTCCGTCCTGCTGGCGCTCCAGGCCGTCGCCCTCATCGTCGCCCTGCTGTTCGAGAAGACG ACTTCCGAACTGTTCCAGAAGAACATCCGCGAGGGTATAAAGCACTACTACGATGATCTGGACTTCAAAAACATCCTGGACTACGTGCAGCAGAAG ttCTCCTGCTGCGGCGGTGACGAGTACAGGGACTGGGAGGTGAACCAGTACCACTTCTGCAACGGCACCGGGCCCCTGGCCTGCGGGGTTCCTCATACCTGCTGCGTCTGGAAAAAAGAG GCTGGAGAAGTGGTGAACACACTCTGTGGCTACAAGACTCTCACACAGGAG CGGGTGGACCTGGCTGACGTCATTCATGTACGCGGGTGCATTCACGCCGTCAATCTGTGGATGGGCGACAACATCGGGGCCACCATCGGGATCTGCTGCGCTCTGGGGCTCCCACAG TTGCTGGGCATCCTGCTGAGCTGCGTCTTCTGGAACCTCCTGGTGGAAATGAGCGAGTCCATGGACATGGTCGACTTCAAGATGCTCAAACACGCCGGTTTTAAGTACACCGAGCTGGACCTGGCCGGCGCCGGCTGGTGCATGTGTTTGCCCCGCGACGGCGGCTATCTGCCCATACCCGCCTCGGAACCAGAGCCGGAAGAAGCCACACACACAAGTCCCGAGCCGGATTGGATTTCAGATCTCGAGCCGGACCAGACACGGGCCGAAATAATCCTCGGTCAACCGGAGCCCGGCCGGGGCGGGACGGACGAAGTGGACAACCTGGTGTAG